The Actinomycetes bacterium genome includes the window GCCCGGGATCCCTCGGCGGGCGCGAAGAGCACGAACAGGCTCAGGTCCTCGGTGACGTCGACGAAGCGGTGCTCCTCGCCCGCGGGGACGTACACCACGACCCCCGGCGCGATGGCGGCGTCGCCGGAGGGCGTACGCAGCGTCGCCCGTCCCCGCGTGCACACATAGATCTCGTCCTCGGTGTGCGGCGACTGGTCGTCGACACCGCCGGAGGGGATCGAGTACGTGCCCACGCTCAGGTCGGGTACGCGCAGCTGCTCGACCCAGTGCACCTCGCCCACGTCGGCGAACTCTCCCGCACCCGCGACGACCTCCACGGCGCACCACCTCCGACGGGCCATCGTGCCGCACCCAGCGAAAGATTCGTCAAGATCCGGCGGACGGCTCCTTGACGCGGCCGCGGTATGGCACCGTCTTCGCGAGCTCGACGAAGCCGAGCCGCTCGAGGATGGGCCGGCTGGTCGGCGCGGCATCGACCTGCAGGTAGCGGAAGCCGCGCTCCCGGGCGAGCTGGGCGCGGTAGGCGACGAGCGCGCGGAACACGC containing:
- a CDS encoding cupin domain-containing protein, producing MEVVAGAGEFADVGEVHWVEQLRVPDLSVGTYSIPSGGVDDQSPHTEDEIYVCTRGRATLRTPSGDAAIAPGVVVYVPAGEEHRFVDVTEDLSLFVLFAPAEGSRA